The region CTCGAGGAGAGCACGTGGACGACCCGACCGGAGGAGAACTGTCCGTAGCCGGAGGGACGTTGCGGTAAGTGGCTTCGGTAGCGGCCCCCTCACGGCCATCGCCGCACACGGCATCACCGCTTCCGGGATGTCGTTCCGCGCGGTGGCCCGGCATCTGCCCGCCGAGTGGAGCATGTACGCGCGTGACCTACGCGGTCGTGGCGGCAGTGCCGCCGTGCCCGGCCCCTACGTCATCGGTCGGCACGCGGCCGATGTGTGCCGCGCCGCAGAGGAGTTCGGGCACGGCCGTCCGGTCGCGTTGACCGGGCAGTCGCTGGGCGCGTACGTCGCCCTGCGCGGTGCCGCCAACAGGCCCGAGCTCTTCGACCGGCTGCTGCTCATCGACGGCGGACCGCACCAAGCCCGAACCGACGCCCGCCCGGCCCCACCGCATGTCAGCCCGGGAGCAGTCGCTCACGCGTCCTTGCGCGTGCCGGGCTGATCGGAACTGCCGCCGAGGACGTTGTCGATGTAGGCCGCAAGCGACGAACGCAGGCCTTCGGGCGTCATCTTCTGATCGTCGATCAGGTGCGCCACGAGGTCGGCGCGGATGGCGGCCAGCAGGGCGTGGGCGGTGAAATCCGCGTTGTGGACGCCGGGCACCTGT is a window of Streptomyces sp. NBC_00271 DNA encoding:
- a CDS encoding alpha/beta fold hydrolase, whose translation is MSFRAVARHLPAEWSMYARDLRGRGGSAAVPGPYVIGRHAADVCRAAEEFGHGRPVALTGQSLGAYVALRGAANRPELFDRLLLIDGGPHQARTDARPAPPHVSPGAVAHASLRVPG